The Bacillus sp. F19 DNA segment GTGTCCTCGGTATTGAGCCGGGGTCATTTTCTTTAGTCCCCATTGATAGCGATGATGGTTATAGACTTCGATAAATTGATCAACCTCTTTTGTTAACTGCTGAAGATTTTCACATGCTTTATGATGAACATGATCTTTAAAATGGCCAAAGAAAGATTCCATTGGAGCGTTATCCCAACAGTTTCCCTTTCGGGACATAGATTGCATGAGACCTAGATCTTTCACTTTATTTTGGAACAGAGGATGAGTGTAGTGAACGCCTTGGTCTGAATGTAGAATGGCTTCAGGATGAAACAGTTCTGTAGATTTTGCGAGCTTTCTTAACGTCTGATAAACGATATCCATTTCTAAAGAAGTTGATAAGTGGTACGCTAAGATTTCTTTGGTAGCTCCGTCTTTTACACATGACAAATAAGATTTCTGACCCTTTCCGTAATAGAGATAGGTAATGTCGGTTAACAGTACTTTTCCTGGCTCTCTTTGATCAAACTTGCGGTTTACGATATTTTTACACGTTCGATGTTCTTGTGTTGCCTTCGTCATCTTCCGATAAGGATTAGCTCTTCGAATTCTTGTGTTGAGATCGTACTTTTTCATAAGCCTTCTAATTTTTTTGTGATTCATGATAACACCAAAATCATTTTCCAAAATCATTTTAATGGACAATGCGCCAGTACGCCCTTTATGGATACGGAATATTTCTCTGATTAGATGACTTTCCTGATCATCAGAATCTTCTCTCGCTTGTCGTTTATTATCTGACTTTAACCAAGCGTAGAAACCGCTTCTGCTTACTCCGGCAAGCTGACAGAAATAAGATACATGCCCCTGTGTGTGATGCTCCTTCAAGCTTCTCTCGATAAGTTGAAATTTCTTTGCTG contains these protein-coding regions:
- a CDS encoding IS3 family transposase (programmed frameshift) — protein: MSKKLFTETQINELVINSNVSHASDRSITYLPAFKVRAVQEYHTGKGPSQIFIEHGFDLDIIGKKQPKRCLQRWRKTFEQFGEDGLQDDRRGKASTGRTSSRELSVEEKLKKAEARIKYLETENGIFKKARRTREAGAEEKTLKAAKKFQLIERSLKEHHTQGHVSYFCQLAGVSRSGFYAWLKSDNKRQAREDSDDQESHLIREIFRIHKGRTGALSIKMILENDFGVIMNHKKIRRLMKKYDLNTRIRRANPYRKMTKATQEHRTCKNIVNRKFDQREPGKVLLTDITYLYYGKGQKSYLSCVKDGATKEILAYHLSTSLEMDIVYQTLRKLAKSTELFHPEAILHSDQGVHYTHPLFQNKVKDLGLMQSMSRKGNCWDNAPMESFFGHFKDHVHHKACENLQQLTKEVDQFIEVYNHHRYQWGLKKMTPAQYRGHLLAA